In Labilithrix sp., a single genomic region encodes these proteins:
- the hemC gene encoding hydroxymethylbilane synthase: MPRLVYATRRSALALAQCRAFVARLKEAHPELELVEEQVVTTGDRIQDRPLSEVGGKGLFVKEIEEALLEGRAQIAVHSIKDVPAELPPGLAIACIPRREDPRDVLVAPKHGTLAALPKGAKVGTSSLRRAAALRAVRADLVIESIRGNVDTRLRKVDEGQFDAIVLARAGLVRLGLEARATEVLSPDVSLPAVGQGALGIESRVDDADTNARLAVLADETTSRCVHAERGVLIALGADCKTPLGAFAEKIDGVMRLRAFVVAPDGTTTKREETGAWPATDADAAAFGDRLGRELIGA, encoded by the coding sequence ATGCCGCGTCTCGTTTATGCCACGCGTCGCTCTGCGCTCGCGCTCGCGCAGTGTCGTGCCTTCGTCGCTCGTCTCAAGGAGGCGCATCCGGAGCTCGAGCTGGTGGAGGAGCAGGTCGTCACGACCGGGGACAGGATCCAGGACCGGCCGCTCTCCGAGGTCGGGGGCAAGGGGCTCTTCGTGAAGGAGATCGAAGAGGCGCTCCTCGAAGGGCGCGCGCAGATCGCGGTCCACTCGATCAAGGACGTGCCGGCAGAGTTGCCGCCCGGGCTCGCGATCGCGTGCATCCCGCGGCGGGAGGATCCGCGTGACGTCCTCGTCGCGCCGAAACATGGGACGCTCGCGGCGCTGCCGAAGGGCGCGAAGGTCGGGACGAGCTCGCTCCGGCGCGCGGCTGCGCTCCGCGCGGTGCGGGCCGATCTCGTCATCGAGTCCATTCGCGGGAACGTCGATACGCGGCTCCGCAAGGTCGACGAGGGGCAGTTCGACGCGATCGTCCTCGCGCGCGCGGGGCTCGTTCGCCTCGGGCTCGAGGCGCGCGCGACGGAGGTGCTCTCGCCCGACGTGAGCCTCCCCGCGGTGGGGCAGGGCGCGCTCGGGATCGAGTCGCGCGTCGACGACGCGGACACGAACGCGCGGCTCGCCGTCCTCGCCGACGAGACGACGAGCCGCTGCGTCCACGCGGAGCGCGGCGTCCTCATCGCGCTCGGCGCCGACTGCAAGACGCCGCTCGGCGCCTTCGCGGAGAAGATCGACGGCGTGATGCGCCTCCGCGCCTTCGTCGTCGCCCCCGACGGCACGACGACGAAGCGGGAAGAGACCGGCGCGTGGCCGGCGACCGACGCGGACGCGGCCGCTTTCGGCGATCGGCTCGGGCGCGAGCTGATCGGGGCGTGA
- the udk gene encoding uridine kinase, translated as MAPQVTPPASARAPLVIGIAGGSGSGKSTISRAVLAALPAGRGVLLQQDHYYRSQAHLSESDRAAVNYDHPEALELDLLTTHLDQLRTGQPILRPTYDFTIHDRLKEGVRIEPAPIIVVEGILVLADERLRSRFHVKLFVDTDPDIRVMRRIRRDLEQRGRTFAQVRKQYYETVRPMHLAFVEPSKRFADIVIPEGGQNQVALDFLLSFVRQRASEG; from the coding sequence GTGGCTCCTCAAGTGACGCCACCAGCTTCGGCCCGCGCGCCCCTCGTCATCGGGATCGCGGGCGGCTCCGGCTCCGGGAAGAGCACCATCTCGCGGGCCGTGCTCGCGGCGCTGCCGGCCGGTCGCGGCGTCCTCTTGCAGCAGGACCACTACTACCGCTCGCAGGCGCACCTCTCGGAGAGCGATCGCGCGGCGGTCAACTACGACCACCCGGAGGCGCTCGAGCTCGACCTCCTCACCACGCACCTCGACCAGCTCCGGACCGGCCAGCCGATCCTCCGGCCGACCTACGATTTTACGATCCACGACCGGCTCAAGGAGGGCGTCCGCATCGAGCCGGCGCCGATCATCGTGGTCGAGGGGATCCTCGTCCTCGCGGACGAGCGGCTCCGGTCGCGTTTCCACGTGAAGCTGTTCGTCGATACGGATCCGGATATCCGCGTCATGCGCCGCATCCGGCGCGATCTCGAGCAACGCGGTCGCACCTTCGCGCAGGTCCGGAAGCAGTATTACGAGACGGTGAGGCCGATGCACCTCGCCTTCGTCGAGCCGTCGAAGCGCTTCGCCGACATCGTCATCCCGGAAGGCGGCCAGAACCAGGTCGCCCTCGATTTTCTCCTCAGCTTCGTGCGTCAACGCGCGAGCGAGGGCTGA
- a CDS encoding DUF4388 domain-containing protein codes for MSAQTSNKTKAVDLLFRANVLSRTQYERAISLLHATSERAEDVLIDNEVITEPDLLKALAAIYRTNFVSAEKLSKADIPRATVQMIPRRVAETLGVFPVVFDRAANVLSVVTPDPDNGDMLREVKLVSGARDVKAFVARPAAIHAAIQKHHAGNVRAFERFERASAYDFGQQVHADGRVTAAKDSLKRDRSSIDDDLANNPAAYGSGYGSERGIPAAAPARRSSPDLDAEAAEFMGSAAPRARMRSEPDFDMPPQPTPRRQTIQQQPREDFERPMPVRSRMPSIAQLDDLPPPQEPSALHMQRPQPQPTGNTIDSAGQHPFHNDTMVELLAVMVSLLENARQELRGHSSQVARLLKRVAERMNLDKNDTFAVVVAGHIHDIGKMGQFHLTSYNCSEYEGHRQAAQKAYDTPLRLLEAVRLPPLVKNTVFHMYERFDGKGFPDKLVGKEIPLGARLLAVADTYADLTQNPRNPFRKVLSPQEAMDVLGKHSGTIFDAAILDLFKALVLGEDMKAKLLANRHRALIIDNDPEESTVLELRMVEQGFDVKIARSAEAARRFFAMEGVEFDLVVSEVELPDTDGLTFLAEARKFSWGKDLAWVIHTSKQGREEAQRAFDLGAMDFVAKPVQADVLVAKIKAMLEQKSKTAGKNGAPAAKGVSGSLREMGLPDIVQVLFHGRKTGKLTVNGTGGKAGEIHFLEGAIANAVLGTLSGADAFYAMVRFTDGDFSLDPSFVPPKRLVAESAEALLLEGMRRMDEGI; via the coding sequence GTGAGCGCGCAGACGTCCAACAAGACGAAGGCCGTCGATCTGCTGTTCCGTGCGAACGTCCTTTCGCGCACGCAGTACGAGCGGGCCATCTCTTTGCTCCACGCCACGAGCGAGCGCGCGGAGGACGTGCTCATCGACAACGAGGTCATCACCGAGCCCGACCTCCTGAAGGCGCTCGCGGCGATCTACCGCACGAACTTCGTCTCGGCGGAGAAGCTCTCCAAGGCCGACATCCCGCGCGCCACCGTGCAGATGATCCCGCGCCGCGTCGCCGAGACGCTCGGCGTGTTCCCCGTCGTCTTCGATCGCGCCGCGAACGTCCTCAGCGTCGTCACGCCCGATCCCGACAACGGGGACATGCTCCGCGAGGTGAAGCTCGTCTCCGGCGCGCGCGACGTGAAGGCCTTCGTCGCGCGACCGGCCGCGATCCACGCCGCGATCCAGAAGCATCACGCGGGGAACGTTCGGGCGTTCGAACGCTTCGAGCGCGCCTCGGCGTACGACTTCGGGCAGCAGGTCCACGCCGACGGGCGCGTCACCGCGGCGAAGGACTCGCTGAAGCGCGATCGCTCGAGCATCGACGACGACCTCGCGAACAACCCGGCCGCGTACGGCTCCGGTTACGGCTCCGAGCGCGGGATCCCCGCCGCCGCGCCGGCGCGTCGCTCGAGCCCCGACCTCGACGCCGAGGCGGCCGAGTTCATGGGCTCGGCGGCGCCGCGCGCGCGCATGCGGAGCGAGCCGGACTTCGACATGCCGCCGCAACCCACGCCGCGGCGGCAGACGATCCAGCAGCAGCCGCGTGAGGACTTCGAGCGTCCGATGCCGGTGCGCTCGCGCATGCCATCGATCGCGCAGCTCGACGATCTGCCGCCGCCGCAGGAGCCGTCCGCGCTCCACATGCAGCGCCCGCAGCCGCAGCCGACCGGCAACACGATCGACAGCGCGGGCCAGCACCCGTTCCACAACGACACGATGGTGGAGCTGCTCGCGGTGATGGTGAGCCTCCTCGAGAACGCGCGGCAGGAGCTGCGCGGTCACTCCTCGCAGGTCGCGCGCCTCCTCAAGCGCGTCGCCGAGCGCATGAACCTCGACAAGAACGACACGTTCGCGGTCGTCGTCGCGGGGCACATCCACGACATCGGCAAGATGGGGCAGTTCCACCTCACCTCGTACAACTGCAGCGAGTACGAGGGGCATCGGCAGGCGGCGCAGAAGGCGTACGACACGCCGCTCCGCTTGCTCGAGGCGGTGCGCCTCCCGCCGCTCGTCAAGAACACCGTCTTCCACATGTACGAGCGCTTCGACGGCAAGGGCTTCCCCGACAAGCTGGTCGGCAAGGAGATCCCGCTCGGCGCGCGCCTCCTCGCCGTCGCGGACACGTACGCGGACCTCACGCAGAACCCGCGCAACCCGTTCCGCAAGGTGCTCTCGCCGCAGGAGGCGATGGACGTGCTCGGGAAACACTCGGGCACGATCTTCGACGCGGCGATCCTGGACCTCTTCAAGGCGCTCGTCCTCGGCGAGGACATGAAGGCGAAGCTCCTCGCGAACCGTCATCGCGCGCTCATCATCGACAACGATCCCGAGGAGTCGACCGTCCTCGAGCTCCGGATGGTGGAGCAGGGCTTCGACGTGAAGATCGCGCGCTCCGCCGAGGCCGCGCGGCGCTTCTTCGCGATGGAGGGAGTGGAGTTCGATCTCGTCGTGAGCGAGGTCGAGCTCCCCGACACCGACGGCCTCACGTTCCTCGCCGAGGCGCGCAAGTTCTCGTGGGGGAAGGACCTCGCGTGGGTCATCCACACGAGCAAGCAGGGGCGCGAAGAGGCGCAGCGCGCGTTCGACCTCGGCGCGATGGACTTCGTGGCGAAGCCGGTCCAGGCGGACGTGCTCGTCGCGAAGATCAAGGCGATGCTCGAGCAGAAGTCGAAGACGGCGGGCAAGAACGGCGCGCCGGCGGCGAAGGGCGTCTCGGGCTCGCTGCGCGAGATGGGCCTCCCCGACATCGTGCAGGTCCTCTTCCACGGCCGAAAGACGGGCAAGCTCACCGTCAACGGCACCGGCGGCAAGGCGGGCGAGATCCACTTCCTCGAGGGCGCGATCGCGAACGCGGTGCTGGGCACCCTCTCCGGCGCCGACGCGTTCTACGCGATGGTCCGCTTCACCGACGGCGACTTCTCGCTCGATCCGAGCTTCGTCCCTCCGAAGCGCCTCGTCGCCGAGAGCGCCGAGGCGCTCCTGCTCGAGGGCATGCGGCGGATGGACGAGGGGATCTGA